In Flammeovirgaceae bacterium 311, one DNA window encodes the following:
- a CDS encoding response regulator receiver (COG0784 FOG: CheY-like receiver), translating into MNKLRKILLIDDVDVTSYINKLYLENMDIAEEIDYVHDGVEGLQYLHKHCLQGTGPDLIFLDNKMPRMDGFEFLEALPDLEAALQRSFSIAMLTTSVNMKDVSRAVSFGDRIIAYITKPLQADGVKQVLAGMRAMDTF; encoded by the coding sequence ATGAATAAACTAAGGAAGATCCTGCTAATCGATGACGTTGATGTAACAAGCTACATCAATAAGTTATATCTGGAAAATATGGATATAGCAGAAGAAATTGATTACGTACATGACGGAGTGGAAGGCCTACAGTATTTACACAAGCATTGCCTCCAGGGTACTGGGCCTGATTTAATCTTTCTAGACAATAAAATGCCCAGAATGGATGGCTTTGAGTTTTTAGAAGCTCTGCCGGATTTGGAAGCAGCTTTACAGCGCAGTTTTTCTATTGCAATGCTCACCACATCAGTGAATATGAAAGATGTAAGTAGAGCTGTTAGTTTTGGTGACAGGATAATTGCCTACATCACAAAGCCATTGCAGGCAGATGGGGTAAAACAGGTACTGGCAGGAATGCGAGCAATGGATACCTTCTAA
- a CDS encoding CheY-like receiver domain-containing protein (COG0745 Response regulators consisting of a CheY-like receiver domain and a winged-helix DNA-binding domain), with amino-acid sequence MKKLRKILLVDDDQLTSNLNKELLEEMEIAEEVLAFTSQWEALSYIVEILSKNYLAVGSAFDLVFLDMKVADIMYFEFLMDLEAFRINMEKLRIVILGEHSDLERTIKLSNYESRISAYLSQPLHK; translated from the coding sequence ATGAAAAAGCTTAGGAAGATTCTACTAGTTGATGATGATCAGTTAACATCCAACCTCAATAAAGAGCTGCTAGAAGAAATGGAGATAGCAGAGGAAGTACTCGCTTTTACCAGCCAATGGGAAGCTCTCTCCTACATTGTTGAGATTCTAAGTAAAAATTATCTTGCAGTGGGTTCTGCATTTGATCTGGTGTTCTTAGACATGAAAGTAGCTGATATTATGTACTTCGAGTTCTTGATGGATTTGGAAGCATTTCGAATAAATATGGAAAAGCTACGTATTGTAATACTGGGTGAACATTCAGATTTGGAAAGAACTATCAAGCTAAGCAACTATGAATCAAGGATATCTGCTTATTTAAGCCAACCCCTACACAAATAA